A window of Lagenorhynchus albirostris chromosome 11, mLagAlb1.1, whole genome shotgun sequence contains these coding sequences:
- the ETFBKMT gene encoding electron transfer flavoprotein beta subunit lysine methyltransferase has protein sequence MALSPGWRAFTSFAMNRCGVLRKAVRSSGFPLFPWGHCPWRGTGSFLDPEMIAFLEENTEVTNCGSLTPEIQLRLLTPRCKFWWERADLWPHSDPYWAVYWPGGQALSRYLLDNPDVVRGKSVLDIGSGCGATAIAAKMSGALTILANDIDPIAGMAITLNCELNQLNPFPILTKNMLDLEQDKWDLVVLGDMFYDEDLADSLHQWLKNCFGVYRTRVLIGDPGRPQFSGHSIQHQLHKVAEYSLPEPTRQENNGLTTSTVWEFQP, from the exons ATGGCCTTGAGCCCAGGTTGGAGAGCGTTTACATCATTTGCCATGAACCGCTGTGGTGTCCTTCGGAAGGCTGTGAGAAGCAGcggttttcctttgtttccctgGGGCCACTGCCCCTGGAGGGGAACCGGAAGCTTTTTGGACCCTGAGATGATAGCTTTCCTGGAGGAGAACACTGAAGTCACCAACTGTGGTAGCCTCACCCCTGAAATCCAGTTGCGGCTTTTGACCCCCAGATGCAAGTTCTGGTGGGAGAGAGCTGACCTGTGGCCCCACAGTGATCCTTACTGGGCAGTCTACTGGCCAGGAGGCCAAGCCCTGTCTAG gTATCTTTTGGATAATCCTGACGTTGTCAGAGGAAAATCTGTGTTAGATATTGGGAGTGGATGTGGAGCTACAGCTATCGCTGCTAAGATGAGTGGAGCTTTAACGATCTTGGCCAATGACATAGACCCTA TTGCAGGAATGGCTATTACACTAAACTGTGAGTTGAACCAACtgaatccttttcccattttaaccAAAAACATGCTGGATTTGGAACAAGATAAGTGGGACCTTGTTGTGCTTGGAGATATGTTTTATGATGAAGACCTTGCAGACAGTCTACATCAATGGCTGAAAAATTGCTTTGGGGTCTACAGAACTCGAGTACTGATTGGTGACCCTGGGCGACCCCAGTTCAGTGGACATAGCATTCAGCATCAACTGCACAAAGTAGCAGAATATTCACTTCCAGAGCCCACTAGGCAGGAGAACAACGGACTGACAACAAGCACGGTGTGGGAATTTCAGCCTTGA
- the AMN1 gene encoding protein AMN1 homolog isoform X2 — protein sequence MKNISRYITDIKPLPPNIKDRLIKIMSVQGQITDSNISEILHPEVQTLDLRSCDISDTALLHLCNCRKLKKLILNSSKENRISITSKGIKAVASSCSYLHEACLKRCCNLTDEGVLALALNCRLLKIIDLGGCLGITDVSLQALGENCPFLQCVDFSATQVSDSGVVALVSGPCAKKLEEIHMGYCVNLTDEAVEAVLTCCPQICILLFHGCPLVTDHSREVLEQLVGPNKLKQVTWTVY from the exons ATGAAGAATATTTCTAGATATATCACAGACATTAAGCCTTTGCCACCCAACATAAAAGATAGACTGATCAAAATAATGAGCGTGCAGGGGCAGATAACAGATTCGAATATAAGTGAG ATTTTACATCCTGAAGTCCAAACTCTAGATCTGCGAAGCTGTGATATTTCAGATACTGCTCTCCTGCACCTATGTAACTGCAGAAAattgaagaaattaattttaaattcctcaaaagaaaacagaatttccaTAACTTCAAAAG GAATAAAAGCTGTGGCTTCATCTTGTTCTTACCTGCACGAAGCTTGTTTGAAAAGATGCTGCAATCTCACTGATGAAGGAGTCCTTGCTCTTGCACTCAATTGCCGGCTGCTAAAGATCATTGATTTAGGTGGCTGCTTAGGTATTACTGATGTGTCCTTGCAGGCATTAGGAGAAAACTGCCCATTTTTGCAGTGTGTTGATTTTTCAGCTACTCAG GTATCTGACAGTGGTGTGGTTGCGCTTGTTAGTGGACCTTGTGCCAAGAAATTagag gagaTTCATATGGGATATTGTGTGAATCTGACTGATGAGGCTGTAGAAGCTGTCCTTACTTGCTGTCCTCAGATATGTATATTACTCTTCCATGGATGCCCCCTGGTAACAG atCATTCACGAGAAGTCTTGGAGCAATTAGTAGGCCCAAACAAACTAAAGCAAGTGACGTGGACTGTCTATTGA
- the AMN1 gene encoding protein AMN1 homolog isoform X3, with translation MPSQQRILHPEVQTLDLRSCDISDTALLHLCNCRKLKKLILNSSKENRISITSKGIKAVASSCSYLHEACLKRCCNLTDEGVLALALNCRLLKIIDLGGCLGITDVSLQALGENCPFLQCVDFSATQVSDSGVVALVSGPCAKKLEEIHMGYCVNLTDEAVEAVLTCCPQICILLFHGCPLVTDHSREVLEQLVGPNKLKQVTWTVY, from the exons ATTTTACATCCTGAAGTCCAAACTCTAGATCTGCGAAGCTGTGATATTTCAGATACTGCTCTCCTGCACCTATGTAACTGCAGAAAattgaagaaattaattttaaattcctcaaaagaaaacagaatttccaTAACTTCAAAAG GAATAAAAGCTGTGGCTTCATCTTGTTCTTACCTGCACGAAGCTTGTTTGAAAAGATGCTGCAATCTCACTGATGAAGGAGTCCTTGCTCTTGCACTCAATTGCCGGCTGCTAAAGATCATTGATTTAGGTGGCTGCTTAGGTATTACTGATGTGTCCTTGCAGGCATTAGGAGAAAACTGCCCATTTTTGCAGTGTGTTGATTTTTCAGCTACTCAG GTATCTGACAGTGGTGTGGTTGCGCTTGTTAGTGGACCTTGTGCCAAGAAATTagag gagaTTCATATGGGATATTGTGTGAATCTGACTGATGAGGCTGTAGAAGCTGTCCTTACTTGCTGTCCTCAGATATGTATATTACTCTTCCATGGATGCCCCCTGGTAACAG atCATTCACGAGAAGTCTTGGAGCAATTAGTAGGCCCAAACAAACTAAAGCAAGTGACGTGGACTGTCTATTGA
- the AMN1 gene encoding protein AMN1 homolog isoform X1 has translation MPSQQRVSQLLDLCLWCFMKNISRYITDIKPLPPNIKDRLIKIMSVQGQITDSNISEILHPEVQTLDLRSCDISDTALLHLCNCRKLKKLILNSSKENRISITSKGIKAVASSCSYLHEACLKRCCNLTDEGVLALALNCRLLKIIDLGGCLGITDVSLQALGENCPFLQCVDFSATQVSDSGVVALVSGPCAKKLEEIHMGYCVNLTDEAVEAVLTCCPQICILLFHGCPLVTDHSREVLEQLVGPNKLKQVTWTVY, from the exons ATGCCTTTGGTGCTTCATGAAGAATATTTCTAGATATATCACAGACATTAAGCCTTTGCCACCCAACATAAAAGATAGACTGATCAAAATAATGAGCGTGCAGGGGCAGATAACAGATTCGAATATAAGTGAG ATTTTACATCCTGAAGTCCAAACTCTAGATCTGCGAAGCTGTGATATTTCAGATACTGCTCTCCTGCACCTATGTAACTGCAGAAAattgaagaaattaattttaaattcctcaaaagaaaacagaatttccaTAACTTCAAAAG GAATAAAAGCTGTGGCTTCATCTTGTTCTTACCTGCACGAAGCTTGTTTGAAAAGATGCTGCAATCTCACTGATGAAGGAGTCCTTGCTCTTGCACTCAATTGCCGGCTGCTAAAGATCATTGATTTAGGTGGCTGCTTAGGTATTACTGATGTGTCCTTGCAGGCATTAGGAGAAAACTGCCCATTTTTGCAGTGTGTTGATTTTTCAGCTACTCAG GTATCTGACAGTGGTGTGGTTGCGCTTGTTAGTGGACCTTGTGCCAAGAAATTagag gagaTTCATATGGGATATTGTGTGAATCTGACTGATGAGGCTGTAGAAGCTGTCCTTACTTGCTGTCCTCAGATATGTATATTACTCTTCCATGGATGCCCCCTGGTAACAG atCATTCACGAGAAGTCTTGGAGCAATTAGTAGGCCCAAACAAACTAAAGCAAGTGACGTGGACTGTCTATTGA